A window from Pseudooceanicola algae encodes these proteins:
- the rnc gene encoding ribonuclease III yields the protein MKISQELKAFQDRLGHEFVRAELLLRAVTHSSASTPVRSDNQRLEFLGDRVLGLVMAEALLADDEEASEGKLAPRFNALVRKETCADIAREIGLGDVLKLGRSEQISGGRRKLALLGDAMEAVIAAVYLDAGFEAARVVILRLWATRVETVEADARDAKTSLQEWAQARALPPPAYVELARSGPDHAPVFTIAARLVSGEESSARATSKRAAEQAAAKALLDQLLKDDT from the coding sequence ATGAAGATTTCGCAGGAACTGAAAGCCTTTCAGGACCGGCTCGGACATGAATTTGTCCGGGCCGAACTGCTGTTGCGCGCGGTCACCCACAGCTCGGCCTCGACGCCCGTGCGCAGCGACAACCAGCGGCTGGAATTCCTTGGCGACCGGGTGCTGGGCCTCGTCATGGCCGAGGCGCTTCTGGCCGATGACGAAGAGGCCAGCGAAGGCAAGCTGGCGCCGCGGTTCAACGCCCTGGTGCGCAAGGAAACCTGCGCCGACATCGCGCGCGAGATCGGTCTTGGCGATGTGCTGAAGCTGGGGCGGTCCGAACAGATCAGCGGCGGACGGCGCAAGCTGGCCCTGCTGGGCGACGCGATGGAGGCGGTGATTGCCGCCGTCTATCTGGATGCGGGGTTCGAAGCGGCGCGGGTCGTAATTCTGCGGCTTTGGGCGACGCGGGTCGAGACGGTCGAGGCGGATGCGCGCGACGCCAAGACCTCGCTTCAGGAATGGGCGCAGGCCCGTGCCCTGCCGCCGCCTGCCTATGTGGAACTGGCGCGCTCCGGTCCCGATCACGCGCCGGTCTTCACCATCGCCGCCCGCCTTGTCAGCGGCGAGGAATCCAGCGCGCGGGCGACCTCCAAGCGGGCAGCGGAACAGGCGGCGGCCAAGGCGCTGCTGGATCAGCTTCTGAAAGACGACACGTGA
- a CDS encoding DMT family transporter, translating to MTDNLRGALWMLLAMAGFAVEDMLFKLITRDISPGFALAIFGLSGMVLFAALSRRAGEPVLHPQTFRPRLLLRSGFEIAGRLFFALALAYTPLSSTAAILQASPLVVTFGAALFLGEKVGMRRWTAMAMGLAGVLLILKPTPEAFRLDALLALAAMIGFSGRDLATRAAPQGVSRWQLGTLGFAVLLIAGTILMLTTGVPGHLPQPATWGLLAAETLFGVLAYTALTLAIQTGEISVVAPFRYLRLLVALLFAYFLFGERPDLWTLAGAVLIVGSGIYTLLRSGRVASPPPPTRP from the coding sequence GTGACGGACAACCTGCGCGGTGCGCTCTGGATGCTGCTGGCCATGGCCGGTTTCGCGGTCGAGGACATGCTGTTCAAGCTGATCACCCGCGACATATCCCCCGGCTTTGCCCTTGCGATTTTCGGCCTGTCGGGAATGGTTCTTTTTGCCGCCCTGTCGCGGCGCGCCGGCGAGCCGGTCTTGCACCCCCAGACCTTCCGGCCGCGCCTGCTGCTGCGTTCGGGGTTCGAGATCGCGGGGCGCTTGTTCTTTGCGCTGGCGCTGGCCTATACGCCGCTGTCCAGCACGGCGGCGATCCTGCAGGCCTCGCCGCTGGTGGTGACCTTCGGTGCGGCGCTGTTTCTGGGCGAAAAGGTCGGGATGCGGCGCTGGACGGCGATGGCCATGGGGCTGGCCGGTGTCCTGCTGATCCTGAAACCGACGCCCGAGGCCTTTCGCCTGGATGCGCTGCTGGCGCTGGCGGCGATGATCGGCTTTTCCGGGCGCGATCTGGCCACCCGCGCCGCGCCGCAGGGGGTGTCGCGCTGGCAGCTTGGCACGCTGGGGTTCGCGGTGCTGCTGATCGCGGGCACGATCCTGATGCTGACCACGGGCGTGCCGGGCCATCTGCCGCAGCCTGCGACCTGGGGTCTGCTGGCTGCGGAAACGCTGTTCGGGGTGCTGGCCTATACCGCGCTGACGCTGGCGATACAGACGGGCGAAATCTCGGTCGTGGCGCCGTTCCGGTATCTGCGGCTGCTGGTGGCGCTGCTGTTCGCCTATTTCCTGTTCGGTGAGCGGCCCGATCTGTGGACCCTGGCCGGGGCGGTGCTGATCGTCGGCAGCGGCATCTATACCCTGCTGCGCAGTGGCCGCGTGGCGTCGCCCCCGCCCCCGACGCGGCCCTGA